One genomic region from Candidatus Poribacteria bacterium encodes:
- the dapA gene encoding 4-hydroxy-tetrahydrodipicolinate synthase, whose protein sequence is MFQGSYVALVTPFKDDESLDEAKLKELIQFQLDGGTHGIVPCGTTGESPALSEAEHDRVIELTVETVNGQVPIIAGTGSNSTTRTLRATEHAKAAGADAALIVTPYYNKPTQEGLYAHYMKIADTVDIPIVVYNVPGRCGTDILSPTIARLAEHPNIVALKEATGELKRASEVVNLCPDDFVVLSGDDVNTLPIMAVGGKGVISVVANIAPADVAEMCNAFHAGNLELAQKLHYKTLPLAVDLFIETNPIPAKTALQLMGKLNGKLRLPLAPMVPANLESLRDTLSETGLI, encoded by the coding sequence ATGTTTCAAGGCTCTTATGTTGCACTCGTCACACCATTTAAGGACGATGAATCGCTTGACGAAGCGAAACTCAAGGAACTGATTCAATTTCAGCTTGACGGCGGCACGCACGGCATCGTCCCGTGTGGCACAACAGGTGAATCTCCTGCGCTGTCTGAGGCTGAACACGATAGGGTGATAGAACTCACTGTCGAAACTGTGAATGGGCAGGTGCCTATTATCGCTGGCACGGGTTCCAACTCGACAACACGCACCTTGCGCGCAACAGAACACGCGAAAGCCGCTGGTGCAGATGCTGCCCTGATTGTCACTCCCTATTACAACAAACCGACCCAAGAGGGGTTGTATGCCCACTATATGAAAATCGCCGACACGGTGGACATCCCGATCGTTGTCTATAACGTTCCCGGACGATGCGGGACCGACATCCTTTCACCTACGATCGCAAGGCTTGCGGAGCACCCGAACATCGTCGCTCTCAAGGAGGCGACTGGCGAGCTCAAACGCGCCAGTGAAGTTGTCAACTTATGCCCCGATGATTTTGTCGTGCTTTCCGGCGATGATGTCAATACCCTACCGATTATGGCTGTTGGTGGTAAGGGTGTTATTTCAGTTGTGGCGAACATCGCACCGGCAGATGTTGCGGAGATGTGTAATGCTTTCCATGCGGGAAATCTTGAACTCGCCCAAAAACTTCACTATAAAACGTTGCCGCTGGCGGTTGATCTCTTTATTGAGACGAACCCGATTCCTGCGAAAACCGCTCTCCAACTGATGGGCAAACTCAACGGGAAATTGCGGTTGCCGCTCGCACCAATGGTTCCTGCGAACCTTGAGTCCTTGCGGGATACGCTTTCGGAAACGGGTTTGATTTAG